A region from the Saccharomonospora azurea NA-128 genome encodes:
- a CDS encoding GTP pyrophosphokinase, translating to MLSEVAMLPTERSPREAEPGWSSPRREAVGALADTALDDSVLADFVRRATHILRLHKFAIDEIMTKLRIWSEEFDHIHEHDPIEHITSRVKSPAAIVAKLRRRGLPVDPESARRHLDDIAGVRVVCPFVSDVYLIRDLLRRHNMEIVQTKDYIAAPKPNGYRSLHLIMKVPVALSDRSELVTVELQIRTIAMDFWAAAEHELFYKSGGAVPPEFAAELKAAAEIAAALDARMLALHQRSHNEQSAD from the coding sequence ATGCTCTCGGAGGTGGCGATGTTGCCCACGGAAAGATCACCGCGCGAAGCAGAGCCAGGGTGGTCGTCGCCTCGCCGGGAGGCCGTCGGGGCGCTGGCCGACACGGCGTTGGACGACAGCGTGCTCGCCGATTTCGTCCGGCGGGCCACGCACATCCTGCGACTGCACAAGTTCGCCATCGACGAGATCATGACGAAGCTCCGGATCTGGAGCGAGGAGTTCGACCACATCCACGAGCACGACCCGATCGAACACATCACCTCGCGCGTGAAAAGTCCGGCGGCGATCGTCGCGAAGCTTCGCCGGCGGGGCCTGCCGGTCGATCCCGAGAGCGCGCGGCGGCACCTCGACGACATCGCCGGAGTCCGGGTGGTGTGCCCGTTCGTGTCCGACGTCTATCTCATCCGCGATCTGCTCCGGCGCCACAACATGGAGATCGTGCAGACCAAGGACTACATCGCCGCGCCGAAGCCGAACGGCTACCGGAGTCTGCACCTGATCATGAAGGTGCCGGTGGCGCTGTCGGACCGCAGCGAACTGGTCACCGTGGAACTGCAGATCCGGACCATCGCGATGGATTTCTGGGCAGCGGCCGAGCACGAACTCTTCTACAAAAGCGGCGGCGCGGTACCTCCGGAGTTCGCCGCCGAACTCAAAGCGGCCGCCGAGATCGCGGCGGCTCTCGACGCGCGCATGCTGGCGCTGCACCAACGCAGCCACAACGAGCAGTCGGCCGACTAG
- a CDS encoding family 16 glycoside hydrolase: MQPKPSRRRPSGRNTTVRVVSVLTASMVTTGLLLPAHAAAQADIPPQEPGVTLRVYDVQQPMSEICTLKPGQTPNVDVLKPAIDWTSTEDFGGIDDHFVSHAIANLDVAEDGEYTFRLTSDDGSRLTIDDDVVIDHDGLHAAEPKEGTTRLTTGYHSLLVEHFDRTGEQQVTLEWRPPGAADFEVMPSSVLSTDADVVRVTAPGRKECESGTDTPGDGMPLTDVHPNYALTDLRPEGFEPQVSAMDWLPDGRLAIATWGGTDNVTGEVYLLDNVTGDTSPETVSVTRVAEGLKEPMGLAVVDGTIYVSQKHELTELVDVDGDDVVDEYHTVATWPFSDNFHEFAFGLLYRDGFFYANLSVAIDYGGATTDPQPSENRGTTIKVNRRTGEVSHVAGGLRTPNGLGWGPGDELFVTDNQGGWLPASKLVHIKQDRFFNHYTNPAGPFDEQPVTKPVLWLPQNEIANSPSTPLSVEEGPFAGQLLFGDVTYGGIQRAFVEKVKGEYQGAVFRMTQGLEVGVNRITTGPDGAIYLGGLGAGGNWGQEGKLTHGLQKLTPTGDNAFDIRAMRAVPGGFELEYTRPVSEETAQDLAAHYRVTQWRYVPTPNYGGPKVDEETLPVTSATLSEDGTTVTLTIAGLRPDRVVHVRSPRPFTSADGQSLWSTEAWYTLNRLPGAEPPVTTYEAEEATLSGGAAIATNHIGYSGGGFVDGYGTEGASTTFHVTVERGGVHDIGLRYSNGPNPAEGTKSLSMAVNGREPRQIDLLSTGDWDSWSSRTESVRLRAGHNTITYTHGPDDIGHVNLDLITVHRQGERITLFDGQNRGAWQHTDGRTAQWPLVDGAMEVCCGDIRTEQSFEDFRLHVEFWLPEYPPDVTGQDRANSGVYLQERYEVQVLDSYGKVPLNDDDAAAIYKFKAADVNAATAPEMWQTYDITFRAARFDDDGNKVEDARVTVVWNGVTVHDDVALAGPTGNGRPEGPTAGRILLQDHGNEVRYRNVWIEPQR, translated from the coding sequence ATGCAGCCGAAACCGTCCCGCCGCCGCCCATCCGGACGCAACACCACCGTCAGAGTCGTCAGCGTCCTCACCGCCTCGATGGTCACCACCGGACTCCTCCTCCCGGCCCACGCCGCAGCGCAGGCCGACATTCCCCCGCAGGAACCGGGTGTCACCCTGCGGGTGTACGACGTGCAGCAGCCGATGAGCGAGATCTGCACACTGAAACCCGGTCAGACTCCCAACGTCGACGTGCTGAAGCCCGCCATCGACTGGACCTCCACCGAGGACTTCGGTGGCATCGACGACCACTTCGTCTCCCACGCCATCGCCAACCTCGACGTCGCCGAGGACGGCGAGTACACGTTCCGGCTCACCAGCGACGACGGCTCGCGACTCACGATCGACGACGACGTCGTCATCGACCACGACGGTCTGCACGCGGCCGAGCCGAAGGAGGGCACCACCCGCCTCACCACCGGATATCACTCGCTGCTCGTCGAGCACTTCGACCGCACCGGCGAGCAGCAGGTGACGCTGGAGTGGCGGCCGCCCGGCGCAGCGGATTTCGAGGTGATGCCGAGCTCGGTGCTGAGCACCGACGCCGACGTCGTCCGCGTCACGGCGCCGGGCCGCAAGGAGTGCGAGAGCGGCACCGACACGCCGGGCGACGGGATGCCGCTCACCGACGTGCACCCCAACTACGCACTCACCGATCTCCGTCCCGAGGGGTTCGAGCCACAGGTGTCGGCGATGGACTGGCTTCCCGACGGCCGGTTGGCGATCGCCACCTGGGGCGGCACGGACAACGTCACGGGTGAGGTCTACCTGCTGGACAACGTCACCGGCGACACCAGCCCGGAAACGGTGAGCGTCACCCGCGTCGCCGAGGGGCTGAAGGAGCCCATGGGCCTGGCGGTCGTCGACGGCACGATCTACGTGTCGCAGAAGCACGAGCTGACCGAACTGGTCGACGTCGACGGCGACGACGTCGTCGACGAGTACCACACGGTGGCGACCTGGCCGTTCAGCGACAACTTCCACGAGTTCGCCTTCGGACTGCTCTACCGCGACGGCTTCTTCTACGCGAACCTGTCGGTGGCCATCGACTACGGTGGCGCCACCACCGATCCTCAGCCGTCGGAGAATCGCGGCACGACGATCAAGGTGAACCGCCGGACCGGCGAGGTCTCCCACGTCGCGGGCGGGCTGCGCACGCCCAACGGCCTCGGCTGGGGTCCGGGCGACGAGCTGTTCGTGACGGACAACCAGGGCGGCTGGCTTCCCGCCTCGAAGCTCGTCCACATCAAGCAGGACCGGTTCTTCAACCACTACACCAATCCGGCCGGCCCCTTCGACGAGCAGCCGGTGACCAAGCCGGTGTTGTGGCTGCCGCAGAACGAGATCGCCAACTCCCCCAGCACACCGCTGTCGGTCGAGGAAGGCCCGTTCGCCGGGCAGCTCCTGTTCGGCGACGTCACCTACGGCGGTATCCAACGCGCCTTCGTGGAGAAGGTGAAGGGCGAGTACCAGGGCGCGGTGTTCCGGATGACCCAGGGACTCGAGGTGGGCGTCAACCGCATCACCACGGGCCCGGACGGCGCGATCTACCTGGGTGGCCTCGGCGCGGGAGGCAACTGGGGCCAGGAGGGCAAGCTCACCCACGGCCTGCAGAAGTTGACCCCGACCGGCGACAACGCGTTCGACATCCGCGCGATGCGCGCCGTGCCGGGCGGGTTCGAGCTCGAATACACCCGTCCCGTGTCGGAGGAGACGGCGCAGGACCTGGCGGCTCACTACCGGGTCACGCAGTGGCGGTACGTGCCGACGCCGAACTACGGCGGACCGAAGGTCGACGAGGAGACTCTCCCGGTGACGTCGGCGACGCTGTCCGAGGACGGCACCACGGTCACGCTGACCATCGCCGGCCTACGCCCCGATCGCGTGGTGCACGTCCGCTCGCCGAGGCCGTTCACCTCGGCCGACGGTCAGTCGCTGTGGAGCACCGAAGCCTGGTACACGCTCAACCGGCTGCCGGGCGCGGAGCCGCCGGTGACGACGTACGAAGCCGAGGAGGCGACGCTCTCCGGCGGCGCGGCCATCGCCACAAACCACATTGGATACTCGGGCGGTGGGTTCGTCGACGGCTACGGCACCGAGGGCGCGTCCACGACGTTCCACGTCACCGTGGAACGCGGCGGCGTTCACGACATCGGACTGCGCTACTCCAACGGCCCGAACCCCGCCGAGGGCACCAAGAGCCTCAGCATGGCGGTCAACGGCCGCGAACCCAGGCAGATCGATCTGCTCAGCACCGGCGACTGGGACAGCTGGTCCAGCCGGACGGAATCCGTGCGACTCCGAGCAGGGCACAACACCATCACCTACACCCACGGACCGGACGACATCGGGCACGTCAATCTCGACCTCATCACGGTGCACCGGCAGGGCGAGCGCATCACGTTGTTCGACGGGCAGAACCGCGGCGCCTGGCAACACACCGACGGCCGCACGGCGCAGTGGCCGCTGGTCGACGGCGCGATGGAGGTGTGCTGCGGAGACATCCGCACCGAGCAGTCCTTCGAGGACTTCCGCCTGCACGTCGAGTTCTGGCTGCCGGAGTATCCACCGGACGTCACCGGCCAGGACCGGGCGAACAGCGGCGTGTACCTGCAGGAACGCTACGAAGTTCAGGTCCTCGACTCCTACGGCAAGGTCCCGTTGAACGACGACGACGCGGCCGCGATCTACAAGTTCAAGGCCGCCGACGTCAACGCCGCGACAGCACCGGAGATGTGGCAGACCTACGACATCACGTTCCGCGCCGCCCGCTTCGACGACGACGGGAACAAGGTCGAGGACGCCCGGGTCACGGTGGTGTGGAACGGGGTCACCGTCCACGACGACGTCGCCCTCGCCGGCCCCACCGGCAACGGCCGCCCCGAGGGCCCCACCGCCGGGCGGATCCTCCTACAGGACCACGGCAACGAGGTCCGCTACCGCAACGTGTGGATCGAACCGCAGCGCTGA
- a CDS encoding APC family permease: protein MPGEPPAVPKVALKKAIGPRMLLFFIIGDILGTTIYALTGEVAGKVGGALWLPFLIAFVVAFLTAFSYLELVGKYPRAGGAPLYVHKAFGVHLLTFLIAFAVMSSGITSASSAAQAFSGDYLEAIVGENVSGWAWLVAIGFLVLLSVINFRGVSESVRMNVVLTCVEITGLLIVIVFGAYALFTGTHSPDIDPDPGRLVRFDPDTTPLLAVTSATALAFFAMVGFEDSVNMAEETKNPTRSFPRALLLGMSITATIYLLIALITSTLVPTDTLAASDGPLLLVVQAAAPWFPPFVFSLIALFAVTNTALINMMMASRLVYGMAQEHVIPSPFAVVHPARRTPWVSILFTSLLAVILVSTLEIADLGSTTSLLLLAVFTVVNIAVLVLRRDEVEHEHFRAPTWVPILGAVTCAFFASPLSGRPATEYIVAGILLAIGLLFWLINALVERRTTFDPGKLGK, encoded by the coding sequence GTGCCCGGCGAGCCCCCTGCCGTGCCGAAGGTCGCCCTCAAGAAGGCGATCGGCCCCCGGATGCTGCTGTTCTTCATCATCGGGGACATCCTCGGGACGACGATCTACGCGCTCACCGGCGAGGTCGCGGGCAAGGTCGGCGGAGCGCTGTGGCTGCCCTTCCTGATCGCCTTCGTCGTCGCCTTCCTCACCGCGTTCAGCTACCTGGAGCTGGTCGGCAAGTACCCGAGGGCCGGGGGCGCGCCGCTGTACGTGCACAAGGCCTTCGGCGTGCACCTTCTGACCTTCCTCATCGCGTTCGCGGTGATGAGTTCGGGCATCACCTCGGCATCGTCCGCGGCGCAGGCGTTCAGCGGCGACTACCTGGAGGCGATCGTCGGTGAGAACGTCTCCGGCTGGGCGTGGCTCGTGGCGATCGGGTTCCTGGTACTCCTGTCCGTGATCAACTTCCGGGGCGTCAGCGAGTCGGTCCGGATGAACGTGGTCCTGACCTGTGTGGAGATCACCGGACTGCTCATCGTGATCGTGTTCGGTGCCTACGCCCTGTTCACCGGGACGCACAGCCCCGACATCGACCCCGACCCCGGTCGGCTGGTGAGGTTCGATCCCGACACCACGCCGCTGCTCGCGGTCACCTCGGCCACCGCACTCGCGTTCTTCGCGATGGTCGGCTTCGAGGACTCGGTCAACATGGCCGAGGAAACCAAGAACCCCACCAGGTCGTTCCCGCGCGCTCTCCTGCTCGGAATGAGCATCACCGCCACCATCTACCTGCTGATCGCGCTGATCACCTCGACCCTCGTGCCGACCGACACGCTGGCCGCCTCCGACGGACCGCTGCTCCTGGTCGTGCAGGCCGCGGCGCCGTGGTTCCCGCCGTTCGTCTTCTCGTTGATCGCCCTGTTCGCCGTCACCAACACCGCCCTGATCAACATGATGATGGCCAGCAGGCTCGTGTACGGCATGGCGCAGGAGCACGTCATCCCGTCGCCGTTCGCCGTGGTGCACCCGGCCCGCCGCACGCCGTGGGTCTCGATCCTGTTCACCAGCCTGCTCGCGGTGATCCTGGTGAGCACGCTGGAGATCGCCGATCTGGGCAGCACGACGTCGCTGCTGCTGCTCGCCGTGTTCACGGTCGTCAACATCGCCGTGCTCGTGCTGCGGCGCGACGAGGTCGAGCACGAACACTTCCGCGCACCGACCTGGGTACCGATCCTGGGAGCGGTGACCTGCGCGTTCTTCGCGAGCCCGCTGTCCGGCCGGCCCGCCACGGAGTACATCGTGGCGGGCATCCTGCTGGCGATCGGCCTCCTCTTCTGGCTGATCAACGCGCTCGTCGAACGCCGCACGACATTCGATCCGGGCAAGCTCGGCAAGTGA
- a CDS encoding GmrSD restriction endonuclease domain-containing protein, with protein MPHTSILSLRAWLGVVLATVVTAALLVAVAQPAAATAPRIPTKATAQAELNALRVAPEGSMTGYSRDAFPHWNAVSGNCNAREEVLKRDGIDVTVGNDCYPTSGRWYSPYDNVTVYSASEVDIDHVVPLAEAWRSGASSWTTSKRADFANDLYWPQLRAASAASNRAKGDRDPASWKPRATYHCTYSKMWIRTKYAWGLSVQSAEKSALQSMLSTC; from the coding sequence GTGCCCCACACGTCGATTCTGTCCCTTCGAGCGTGGCTCGGCGTCGTGCTCGCCACGGTGGTCACGGCGGCCCTGCTCGTCGCCGTGGCCCAGCCCGCGGCGGCGACGGCTCCCCGGATCCCCACCAAGGCGACCGCGCAGGCCGAGCTCAACGCGCTGCGCGTGGCTCCGGAGGGTTCCATGACGGGCTACTCGCGCGACGCGTTCCCGCACTGGAACGCCGTGTCCGGAAACTGCAACGCCCGGGAGGAGGTGCTCAAGCGCGACGGCATCGACGTCACCGTCGGCAACGACTGCTACCCGACCTCGGGCCGCTGGTACAGCCCTTACGACAACGTCACCGTGTACTCGGCCTCCGAAGTGGACATCGACCACGTGGTTCCGCTGGCGGAGGCGTGGCGGTCCGGCGCGAGCAGCTGGACCACCAGCAAACGGGCGGACTTCGCCAACGACCTGTACTGGCCGCAGCTGAGGGCGGCGAGTGCGGCGTCGAACCGCGCGAAGGGCGACCGCGACCCCGCTTCCTGGAAGCCGCGCGCCACGTATCACTGCACGTACAGCAAGATGTGGATCCGCACCAAGTACGCTTGGGGGCTCAGCGTGCAGTCCGCCGAGAAGAGCGCGCTGCAGAGCATGCTCAGCACCTGCTGA